From one Colletotrichum destructivum chromosome 3, complete sequence genomic stretch:
- a CDS encoding Putative FAD dependent oxidoreductase, FAD/NAD(P)-binding domain superfamily, MTOX family, which translates to MAEASNKSFLIVGAGVFGASTALHLIRTHPNASVTLVDRNAYDAPIRVAASWDWNKVVRADYLDIEYMRLTLEAKKHWSEDPLWKPFYHESGVYWVSPSNFAERMQENYKQLGVDSGLFSLSVDEAKKQYGGIFADADFTGVKEVFVNKNSGWGEAKEALQRTIEEAVRLGVKYVEAEISRLEFDAGGAATGVQTVEGESINAAHVILSTGAYTAKLLADSAPERTELHAGDRFVAAAVTEGFTPVTGENAKDLYDGPVGISTVPPSRGASNGSVPHSKDKTLKFWGQIIFRNTQSHPNGSRFSAPPPASDYAQLDVPKTLRDDVDFAGKSLFGKSSADFKNENYRICWEAVTPDEDFIISPHSASKNLYVATCGSFHGWKFLPILGKYVVQMLEGSLEEKLAKKWSWDRSFPTPTHRAWPRRELSDLQ; encoded by the exons ATGGCCGAAGCCTCGAACAAGTCCTTCCTgatcgtcggcgccggcgtctttGGCGCCTCCACGGCGTTGCACCTCATCAGAACGCACCCGAACGCCAGTGTGaccctcgtcgaccgcaACGCCTACGACGCGCCCATCCGCGTGGCCGCCTCGTGGGACTGGAACAAGGTCGTGCGCGCCGACTACCTTGACATCGAGTACATGCGGCTTACGCTCGAAGCCAAAAAGCACTGGTCTGAGGACCCCCTCTGGAAGCCCTTTTACCACGAGAGCGGCGTCTACTGGGTATCGCCCAGCAACTTTGCCGAGCGGATGCAGGAGAACTACAAGCAGCTCGGTGTCGACTCGGGTCTCTTCTCCCTGTCTGTGGACGAGGCTAAGAAGCAGTACGGCGGCATCTTCGCGGACGCCGACTTCACCGGCGTCAAGGAGGTGTTTGTGAACAAGAACAGCGGGTGgggcgaggccaaggaggcgctGCAGAGGACGATTGAGGAGGCCGTCAGGCTGGGCGTCAAGTacgtcgaggcggagatttcAAGACTCGAGTtcgatgccggcggtgcTGCAACAGGCGTGCAGACAGTCGAGGGCGAGTCCATCAACGCGGCGCACGTCATCTTGTCCACGGGCGCTTACACGGCCAAGTTGCTGGCCGACAGCGCCCCTGAGCGGACTGAGCTCCATGCTGGGGACCGATttgttgccgccgccgtgaccGAGGGCTTCACGCCTGTCACCGGAGAAAATGCCAAAGATCTCTACGACGGGCCGGTTGGTATCTCAACTGTACCTCCGTCGAGAG GTGCGAGCAACGGAAGCGTCCCCCATTCGAAAGACAAGACCCTCAAGTTCTGGGGCCAGATCATCTTCAGGAACACGCAGTCCCATCCCAACGGCAGCCGGTTCTCAGCCCCACCGCCGGCCTCGGACTACGCGCAGCTCGATGTGCCCAAGACGCTGAGAGACGATGTGGATTTTGCCGGCAAGAGTCTCTTCGGCAAGAGTAGTGCCGATTTCAAGAACGAGAACTACCGTATCTGCTG GGAGGCCGTGACGCCGGACGAAGACTTCATCATCTCCCCGCACTCTGCGAGCAAGAATCTGTACGTTGCCACCTGCGGATCCTTCCACGGCTGGAAGTTTCTGCCCATCCTGGGCAAGTATGTGGTGCAGATGCTCGAGGGGTCTctggaggagaagctggccaagaagtGGTCGTGGGATCGATCGTTCCCTACTCCAACTCACAGAGCGTGGCCTAGGAGAGAGCTTAGTGATTTACAATAG
- a CDS encoding Putative glycoside hydrolase superfamily translates to MPLSASTVSPEDLTLDGLTHINFAFVFFDPSSFQIVPMDKNAVALLNRFTKLKEKKAGLQT, encoded by the coding sequence ATGCCATTATCCGCCAGCACTGTCTCCCCCGAGGACCTCACCTTGGACGGTCTCACGCACATCAActtcgccttcgtcttcttcgaccCGTCCTCGTTTCAGATCGTTCCCATGGATAagaacgccgtcgccctcttgAATCGGTTCACTAAGCtcaaggaaaagaaggctGGCTTGCAGACTTGA
- a CDS encoding Putative glycoside hydrolase family 18, catalytic domain, glycoside hydrolase superfamily, whose product MASSAGNREMFIDGLIKFMASYGFDGMDLGWEYPTADDRGGTADDTANFVLLCDEIKAAFGSRFGYSITLQASYWYLQSFDLAGMQAFVDWFNIMCYDIHGVWDAMAPRNSSALSSLRALISRRSTFSGARASNPRRLFWVKGPNGVCRFSGSAKEGPCSKASGILTLQEIFDIIEEKNLKPQFDEKAGVKCDYLPGVCDEV is encoded by the exons ATGGCGTCGAGCGCTGGGAACAGGGAGATGTTTATTGATGGCCTGATCAAGTTTATGGCG AGCTATGGCTTCGACGGCATGGATCTCGGTTGGGAATACCCAACTGCCG ATGACCGTGGCGGCACCGCAGATGACACCGCCAACTTCGTGTTGTTGTGcgacgagatcaaggcggCGTTCGGCAGTCGCTTTGGCTACTCCATCACTCTGCAAGCGTCCTACTGGTACCTACAGAGCTttgacctcgccggcatGCAGGCGTTTGTTGATTGGTTCAACATAATGTGTTATGATATTCACGGCGTGTGGGATGCCATGGCGCCTCGAAATTCGTCGGCCCTATCGTCGCTCCGCGCACTAATCTCACGGAGATCG ACCTTCTCTGGCGCGCGGGCCTCCAACCCGAGAAGGTTGTTCTGGGTCAAGGGT CCGAATGGCGTTTGCCGGTTCTCAGGCAGCGCCAAGGAAGGCCCGTGTTCCAAAGCTTCTGGCATTCTCACCTTGCAAGAGATCTTTGATATCATCGAGGAAAAGAATCTTAAGCCTCAGTTCGACGAGAAGGCAGGAGTGAAATGTGATTATCTCCCTGGTGTGTGCGACGAGGTTTGA
- a CDS encoding Putative phytanoyl-CoA dioxygenase, which translates to MAASVLHAAGPPLTPGMDFGKLTYSDPKEQEFDTLASKVLETIKGRFSALGEADTLAELIVTDKMPRGELTKTIYIDARPTGTRLLELPPPGKSVDVTVSLRPDMFFGLANGNLDVNMLARIGFNVQGANPSKSHDLLDRISPRPSKVMTLKDYTFSEDALPKPTTDIVEVKRNIKQFGYGLVKDALEPEQVRILRRAILEQAAGERKAGVADIEGGTNQRLWNVVNKGAEFLDLLNHPLFDELLAWFLGDYSYLSQASVNILGPNNVPMPFHRDQLPINPFTDDPVGLSFMFYMEDSSKMNGVTHVIPASHIGHVRPRNPNSFDGSIPVSAPAGTCLVFNTTVWHSTGVNTTNAERPALIYAFNRYFMGSVINPYLSLRGDILGKLTLRQKQLLGFVVRPAFNWVGKARSAGEAVEQTEDVGEMRAEYEPIGGKATGIASISER; encoded by the exons ATGGCTGCCTCGGTTCTTCACGCGGCGGGCCCCCCGCTAACTCCAGGAATGGACTTCGGAAAACTCACATACAGCGATCCCAAGGAACAAGAATTCGACACACTTGCCTCGAAAGTCCTTGAGACCATCAAAGGCAGATTTTCG GCTTTGGGCGAGGCCGATACATTGGCGGAACTCATCGTGACTGACAAGATGCCCCGTGGCGAGCTCACGAAAACCATCTACATTGATGCTCGGCCAACCGGCACTCGTCTGCTTGAGCTCCCACCTCCCGGAAAGAGCGTAGACGTGACAGTTTCTCTGCGTCCGGATATGTTTTTCGGCTTGGCCAACGGCAACCTAGACGTGAACATGCTTGCCCGTATTGGCTTCAACGTGCAGGGCGCCAACCCCTCCAAGTCACACGATCTCTTGGACCGCATATCTCCACGGCCGTCCAAAGTCATGACTCTGAAGGATTACACCTTCTCTGAGGACGCGCTCCCTAAACCGACGACTGACATCGTGGAGGTCAAGCGCAATATCAAGCAATTCGGATACGG CCTGGTCAAGGACGCCTTAGAGCCGGAGCAGGTTCGAATTTTGAGACGGGCCATTCTTGAACAAGCTGCCGGGGAGCGGAAGGCCGGCGTAGCTGACATCGAAGGCGGAACCAATCAACGGCTGTG GAATGTTGTCAACAAGGGGGCTGAGTTTCTAGATCTCTTGAACCACCCACTGTTTGACGAATTGCTCGCCTGGTTTTTGGGAGATTACTCGTACCTGTCTCAGGCTTCAGTCAATATCTTGGGACCCAACAACGTGCCGATGCCCTTTCACCGCGACCAGCTTCCTATAAATCCTTTCACGGACGATCCAGTTGGACTTAGTTTCATGTTTTACATGGAGGACTCCAGCAAGATGAACGGAGTCACGCATGTAATTCCGGCTTCTCACATCGGTCATGTACGCCCACGCAATCCAAACAGTTTT GATGGATCCATCCCAGTATCTGCCCCGGCCGGCACTTGCCTAGTCTTCAATACTACGGTTTGGCATTCAACTGGCGTCAATACCACAAACGCCGAAAGACCCGCTCTCATCTACGCCTTCAACAGGTACTTCATGGGTTCGGTTATTAACCCGTACTTGAGCTTGCGAGGAGATATCTTAGGCAAATTGACTTTGCGGCAAAAGCAATTGCTTGGTTTTGTTGTGCGTCCGGCATTCAACTGGGTTGGCAAAGCAAGATCGGCGGGCGAGGCTGTGGAGCAGACTGAGGACGTTGGTGAGATGAGGGCAGAGTACGAACCGATTGGTGGTAAGGCTACTGGTATAGCCAGTATCTCGGAGAGATAG
- a CDS encoding Putative beta-ketoacyl synthase, thiolase, thiolase, acyl-enzyme intermediate active, with amino-acid sequence MAGPLAPRGARYWHQAPDHAPGVAGVGRAPQCDSWGDTQIHCTYRLPTCRIRFLEQSGRAVSTLYEPTRVLLEAGDKISPGRIAIVGMSGRYPDSDSLEEFWNIIAEGKIAHRESSPSYIINSACASGLSTVTLACLSLLLQECNIAVARGTNIIASPPTYHSLSKAGFLSTTRGCKTYQTDADSYCRGEFVKAFFLKRLEHAVADYDNVLSVISSPTQAALLIGLHPAS; translated from the exons ATGGCGGGACCTCTTGCGCCGCGTGGTGCTCGATATTGGCACCAAGCCCCTGACCATGCGCCAGGGGTGGCAGGCGTTGGACGGGCTCCTCAATGCGATTCGTGGGGTGACACTCAAATTCATTGCACCTACAGGCTACCTACCTGTCGTATCAGGTTTCTCGAGCAGAGCGGTAGGGCTGTATCGACCTTGTACGAGCCTACACGCGTGCTTCTCGAGGCGGGTGACAAAATATCACCTGgccgcatcgccatcgtggGCATGAGCGGGCGTTACCCTGACAGCGACAGCTTGGAGGAGTTTTGGAACATCATAGCAGAAGGGAAGATTGCTCACAGGGAG AGCAGTCCGTCCTATATCATTAACTCAGCCTGCGCATCTGGCCTCTCTACTGTCACCCTAGCATGTTTGTCGCTCCTCTTACAAGAGTGCAACATAGCTGTAGCTAGAGGCACTAACATTATTGCTAGCCCGCCAACATATCACTCCCTCAGCAAAGCAGGGTTCCTGTCCACAACCAGAGGCTGCAAGACGTACCAGACCGACGCAGACAGTTACTGCAGAGGGGAATTCGTTaaggccttcttcttgaagcGCCTTGAGCATGCCGTCGCCGATTACGACAACGTTCTGTCTGTAATTTCCAGCCCGACACAAGCAGCCTTGTTGATTGGATTGCACCCGGCAAGTTGA